One genomic region from Microscilla marina ATCC 23134 encodes:
- a CDS encoding reverse transcriptase family protein, giving the protein MQDLNSLPAPDKTSKQWHKRLQAWFVITAEMANEKPWQALFITTRKLRGIVMVLIALAAIGTGITLFIFLFPWKLTNWLPVLQVFLGLFFIALLLFIYFREQGNRFHARFLEEVRQLVNEQQHTFIPLDKRRILRQFEWYSKTAILKCNLIALCLALIFSTAPKKVINALILRKQSLVKSMQTAIEQKRQRIAHLNALNAQSEQMVVQAERLIKHNQIYIKRLRKGMQKHYRQITELRRYLRHLNQVDYQIRQLQKIGHNEIWKQERVVKSNGLVMGHIKGLVQAKLEQKEKPVALADAMLSKHGAILEKFKQLRVRYRKLERRTNHFSYLNSLEVKKAQVQIIKNKQLVKELKNNIKQRDNVVKSFQYSLAQAEQKFPRLKTLEAASQHLQ; this is encoded by the coding sequence ATGCAAGATTTAAATAGCTTACCAGCTCCTGACAAAACTTCTAAACAATGGCATAAACGGTTGCAGGCTTGGTTTGTGATCACAGCTGAAATGGCCAACGAAAAACCTTGGCAAGCACTGTTTATTACTACCCGCAAACTTCGTGGTATTGTGATGGTTCTTATAGCATTGGCAGCTATAGGTACTGGCATTACCCTGTTTATATTTTTGTTCCCTTGGAAGCTAACAAACTGGCTACCTGTTTTGCAGGTATTTTTGGGTTTATTCTTCATAGCTTTATTACTTTTTATTTACTTTCGTGAACAAGGCAATCGTTTTCACGCTAGGTTTTTAGAAGAAGTTCGGCAGCTGGTCAACGAACAACAACACACCTTTATCCCACTTGATAAACGCAGAATACTCAGACAGTTTGAGTGGTACAGCAAAACTGCCATTTTAAAATGTAATCTAATCGCCCTTTGCCTTGCGTTGATATTTAGCACTGCGCCAAAAAAAGTAATTAACGCCTTGATCCTCCGCAAACAGTCACTTGTCAAGAGTATGCAAACAGCCATTGAACAAAAACGTCAACGCATAGCCCACCTCAACGCCCTCAATGCACAAAGCGAACAAATGGTAGTACAAGCTGAACGCCTCATCAAACACAATCAAATATACATCAAACGCTTACGCAAAGGTATGCAAAAGCATTACAGGCAAATTACTGAGCTCCGTCGTTACTTGAGACACCTTAACCAAGTAGACTATCAAATAAGACAACTACAAAAGATAGGGCATAATGAAATATGGAAACAAGAGCGGGTAGTAAAATCTAATGGATTGGTGATGGGACATATCAAAGGTTTAGTACAGGCAAAACTTGAACAAAAAGAAAAGCCTGTAGCACTCGCAGATGCTATGTTAAGCAAGCATGGGGCAATACTTGAAAAATTCAAACAACTCAGGGTGAGGTACCGAAAACTAGAAAGACGTACCAATCATTTTAGTTATTTGAATTCTCTCGAAGTAAAAAAGGCTCAAGTGCAGATTATCAAAAATAAACAGTTGGTCAAGGAGTTGAAAAACAACATAAAACAACGAGATAATGTGGTAAAAAGCTTTCAATATAGCCTTGCCCAAGCCGAACAAAAATTTCCCCGCTTAAAAACACTGGAGGCAGCCTCTCAGCACCTACAATAA
- a CDS encoding IS110 family transposase produces the protein MKKITFVQVGIALDISKADFRACIMGSNGQKVFKVIASRKFSNNTKGFSEFNHWVQKNLNKHSITEAEYLMEATGVYHENLAWTLYEKAHKVIVVLPNQAKAFLKSEGIKSKTDKIDAQGLAKMVLVKTFVIGNQLVLF, from the coding sequence ATGAAAAAAATAACTTTCGTTCAAGTTGGGATTGCTTTAGATATATCCAAAGCAGATTTTAGAGCTTGTATTATGGGTAGCAATGGTCAGAAAGTTTTTAAAGTAATTGCCAGCCGGAAGTTTTCAAATAATACCAAAGGTTTTAGCGAATTTAACCATTGGGTACAAAAAAACCTAAATAAACACTCAATAACAGAGGCTGAATATTTAATGGAAGCTACAGGTGTTTACCACGAAAACCTAGCTTGGACACTTTATGAAAAAGCACATAAAGTAATCGTGGTGTTACCTAATCAAGCAAAAGCATTCTTGAAAAGTGAGGGGATCAAGAGCAAAACTGATAAGATAGATGCCCAAGGTTTGGCAAAAATGGTGCTCGTCAAAACCTTCGTTATTGGAAACCAATTAGTCCTGTTTTAA
- the sufB gene encoding Fe-S cluster assembly protein SufB, which produces MSKETDILEEHINSDYKYGFETKIETESAPKGLDENTIRFISAKKNEPEWMLEWRLAAFAQWKTMTEPNWQNVDFPKIDYQDIIYYAAPKKKAKLNNLDEVDPELLKTFEKLGISLEEQKRLTGVAVDAVVDSVSITTTFKEKLGELGIIFCSMSEALQEHPELVRKYLGKVVPTNDNYFAALNSAVFSDGSFCYIPKGVRCPMELSTYFRINTAGTGQFERTLIVADEGSYVSYLEGCTAPMRDENQLHAAVVELIAMDNAEIKYSTVQNWYPGDKNGKGGIYNFVTKRGICDGVNSKISWTQVETGSAITWKYPSCILKGDNSIGEFYSVAVTNNYQQADTGTKMIHIGKNTKSRIVSKGISAGHSQNAYRGQVKVMKRAHNARNYSQCDSLLMGDLCGAHTFPYIEADNPTAVIEHEATTSKIGEDQLFYCTQRGIDPEAAVALIVNGYAKEVLKQLPMEFAVEAQKLLAISLEGSVG; this is translated from the coding sequence ATGAGTAAAGAAACCGACATATTAGAAGAACACATCAATTCTGACTACAAATATGGTTTTGAGACCAAAATAGAGACCGAATCGGCTCCTAAAGGTCTTGATGAAAACACCATTCGTTTTATATCAGCCAAAAAAAATGAGCCAGAATGGATGCTTGAGTGGCGCCTGGCTGCGTTTGCTCAATGGAAAACAATGACTGAACCCAATTGGCAAAATGTAGACTTCCCAAAGATTGACTATCAAGATATTATATATTACGCTGCTCCTAAGAAAAAAGCAAAGCTAAACAACCTCGACGAGGTTGATCCAGAGTTGCTGAAAACTTTTGAGAAGCTAGGTATTTCTTTAGAAGAGCAAAAACGACTTACTGGAGTTGCGGTAGATGCCGTAGTAGATAGTGTGTCTATTACCACTACTTTTAAAGAAAAATTAGGAGAGTTGGGAATCATATTTTGCTCTATGAGTGAAGCTCTTCAGGAACATCCTGAGTTAGTACGTAAGTACTTAGGTAAAGTAGTACCTACCAACGACAACTATTTTGCGGCGTTGAACTCTGCTGTATTTAGTGACGGCTCGTTTTGTTACATACCCAAAGGTGTCCGTTGTCCGATGGAACTTTCTACTTATTTCCGTATCAACACTGCGGGAACCGGGCAGTTTGAACGTACTTTGATTGTAGCTGACGAAGGTAGCTATGTAAGTTACCTTGAAGGTTGTACTGCTCCTATGCGTGACGAAAACCAATTGCATGCTGCAGTGGTTGAGTTGATAGCCATGGACAATGCCGAAATAAAGTACTCTACTGTACAAAACTGGTATCCTGGTGATAAAAACGGTAAGGGAGGTATTTATAACTTCGTAACCAAACGCGGTATTTGTGATGGGGTAAATTCAAAAATATCCTGGACACAAGTAGAAACTGGATCGGCGATTACCTGGAAGTACCCCAGCTGTATACTCAAGGGAGACAACTCTATTGGAGAGTTTTATTCGGTAGCAGTGACTAATAATTATCAACAAGCAGATACTGGAACCAAGATGATTCACATTGGTAAAAATACCAAGAGTCGTATTGTGTCTAAGGGTATCTCTGCGGGACATAGCCAAAACGCATACCGGGGTCAGGTAAAAGTAATGAAACGTGCACACAATGCCCGTAACTATTCGCAGTGTGACTCGCTGTTAATGGGTGACTTGTGTGGAGCACATACTTTTCCATATATAGAAGCTGACAACCCTACAGCAGTAATTGAACATGAAGCTACTACTTCTAAAATTGGTGAAGACCAATTGTTTTACTGTACCCAACGAGGTATAGACCCAGAAGCTGCAGTGGCGCTGATTGTCAATGGATACGCCAAAGAAGTGCTTAAACAACTTCCAATGGAGTTTGCAGTAGAAGCTCAGAAACTATTGGCGATTAGCCTGGAAGGTAGTGTAGGTTAA
- the aspS gene encoding aspartate--tRNA ligase: MLRTHTCGELRIDHVGQKVTLCGWVQKNRDKGGLIFVDIRDRYGVTQLQADETNTDDQVVERLRQLGREFVVYATGNVIERASKNPQMPTGDVEVQVTDIEILNEAKVPPFLIEDDTDGGDELRMQYRYLDLRRNVVRQKLELRNQINREVRNFLDTQDFIEVETPVLIKSTPEGARDFVVPSRMNEGQFYALPQSPQTFKQLLMVSGFDRYYQIVKCFRDEDLRADRQPEFTQIDCEMSFVTREDILSTFEGLIRHLFKTVKGVDLPEVPVMEYDDAMRLYGSDKPDTRFGMEFVELNDVAQNKGFKVFDDAQLVVGICAKGIAEEYSRKKIDELTNFVKRPQIGAKGLVYVKYNKDGSFKSSVDKFYSQEDLKEWAVKMNVEPGDMLLVLSGNTNTVRKQLNELRLEMGNRLGLRDPQKFSALWVVDFPLLEQDEETGKWHAMHHPFTSPKAGQEALLENDSQLANIKANAYDMVINGVELGGGSIRIYQRPMQEKMLSLLGFTPEEAKAQFGFLMDAFEYGAPPHGGIAFGFDRICAVFGGVDSIRDFIAFPKNNSGRDVMINAPSAIDNEQLTELGLKLNLVEAEEKVTE, from the coding sequence ATGCTACGTACACATACTTGCGGAGAACTTAGGATAGACCATGTAGGGCAAAAAGTGACCTTGTGTGGTTGGGTACAAAAAAACAGAGATAAAGGCGGGTTGATATTCGTCGATATTCGTGATCGTTATGGGGTTACCCAATTGCAAGCCGATGAAACCAATACTGATGACCAAGTAGTAGAACGTTTGCGCCAACTAGGGCGTGAGTTTGTTGTATATGCTACAGGCAATGTCATTGAGCGTGCATCTAAAAACCCCCAAATGCCTACAGGTGATGTAGAGGTGCAAGTAACTGATATAGAGATATTAAATGAGGCTAAAGTGCCTCCTTTTTTAATAGAAGATGATACCGACGGAGGAGATGAGTTGAGAATGCAATATCGTTACCTTGACTTGCGCCGTAATGTAGTACGTCAAAAACTGGAATTGCGTAATCAAATCAATCGTGAGGTACGCAACTTTTTAGATACTCAGGATTTCATTGAGGTAGAAACCCCGGTCTTGATCAAATCTACTCCTGAGGGTGCCCGTGACTTTGTGGTACCTTCACGAATGAACGAAGGGCAGTTTTATGCCTTGCCTCAATCCCCTCAAACTTTTAAGCAATTGTTAATGGTTTCAGGCTTTGACCGCTATTATCAAATCGTAAAGTGTTTTCGTGATGAAGACCTCCGTGCCGATCGTCAGCCTGAATTTACTCAAATAGACTGTGAGATGTCTTTTGTAACGCGTGAAGATATTTTGTCTACTTTTGAGGGCTTGATCAGGCACCTATTCAAAACAGTGAAAGGGGTAGATTTGCCTGAAGTACCTGTAATGGAATATGACGATGCTATGCGCCTGTATGGTTCAGACAAACCCGATACCCGTTTCGGGATGGAGTTTGTAGAACTAAATGATGTGGCTCAAAACAAGGGTTTCAAAGTGTTTGATGATGCCCAATTAGTAGTAGGTATTTGCGCCAAAGGCATTGCAGAAGAATATTCTCGCAAAAAAATAGATGAATTGACCAACTTTGTTAAACGTCCACAAATAGGTGCAAAGGGCTTGGTATATGTAAAATACAACAAAGATGGCAGCTTTAAATCTTCTGTAGACAAGTTTTATAGTCAGGAAGATTTGAAAGAGTGGGCGGTAAAAATGAATGTCGAACCTGGCGATATGTTGTTAGTGCTTTCGGGTAACACCAATACTGTACGCAAGCAACTCAACGAATTACGTCTGGAGATGGGCAATCGTTTAGGCTTGCGTGATCCTCAAAAGTTTTCGGCTTTGTGGGTGGTAGATTTTCCATTGCTTGAGCAAGACGAAGAGACCGGAAAATGGCATGCCATGCACCATCCGTTTACTTCACCCAAGGCAGGACAAGAGGCATTACTAGAAAATGACAGCCAGTTGGCAAATATCAAAGCCAATGCTTATGATATGGTCATCAATGGTGTAGAGCTAGGTGGTGGGTCTATCCGGATTTACCAACGACCTATGCAAGAAAAAATGCTTTCTTTATTAGGGTTTACCCCAGAAGAAGCCAAAGCCCAGTTTGGTTTTTTGATGGACGCATTTGAGTATGGTGCTCCGCCTCATGGAGGCATTGCTTTTGGTTTTGACCGTATTTGTGCTGTTTTTGGTGGGGTAGACTCTATTCGGGATTTTATAGCTTTTCCTAAAAACAATTCAGGGCGAGATGTGATGATCAATGCTCCTTCGGCCATTGACAATGAGCAATTGACTGAGTTAGGATTGAAACTAAACCTGGTAGAGGCAGAAGAAAAAGTAACAGAGTAA
- a CDS encoding tetratricopeptide repeat protein, with translation MKNNKAKLSRSHQAIILMQQAKQLFESNNYNEAIQYYTRVIDLGTTLNNLAYTLYMRGCTYEAVGNIEEACIDWNEAQKLNIVHSLGVDFVEEALSKYQVN, from the coding sequence ATGAAGAATAATAAAGCAAAACTCTCGCGCAGTCATCAAGCTATTATCCTCATGCAGCAAGCCAAGCAGTTATTTGAATCTAATAACTATAACGAAGCCATACAATACTATACAAGAGTCATTGACTTGGGCACTACGCTCAATAACCTGGCTTACACACTGTATATGAGAGGTTGTACTTATGAAGCAGTAGGCAACATAGAAGAAGCATGCATTGACTGGAATGAAGCACAAAAATTAAATATAGTACATTCTTTAGGAGTAGACTTTGTAGAAGAAGCATTGTCTAAATACCAAGTGAATTAA
- a CDS encoding rhodanese-like domain-containing protein → MLGKLLKLLGGSRGATYQTIRSGELQEILKNDQRAQLLDVRSPGEFQSGHIPKARNINVMTPKFKNQLQGLDKSKTYYVYCRSGMRSAKACKIMAKEGFEQVNNLRGGIMGWNGKVV, encoded by the coding sequence ATGTTAGGAAAACTGTTAAAATTATTGGGAGGTTCCAGAGGAGCAACTTACCAAACCATTCGCTCAGGTGAACTCCAGGAAATATTAAAAAACGATCAAAGAGCGCAACTATTAGATGTACGCTCTCCAGGCGAGTTTCAATCAGGTCATATTCCAAAAGCACGCAATATCAATGTAATGACCCCTAAATTTAAGAACCAGCTTCAAGGTTTAGATAAATCCAAAACTTATTATGTATATTGTCGCAGTGGTATGCGTAGTGCCAAGGCTTGTAAAATTATGGCTAAAGAGGGATTTGAACAGGTAAACAACCTAAGAGGTGGCATCATGGGTTGGAATGGTAAAGTAGTATAA
- a CDS encoding DUF4199 family protein has translation MKQLLKVGAITGLIGGGLFMLFFLILFWAVDNPMEAGYKSTDFFVYLAVFVVLYFLYRYQLSFRQGFLMGNVTTLVMVVVSVLFMYLFLGSKSNSVLDTHIKTEIALQENSPSKAKRIEKLNKQGKNGQKIFDDYIQSLKDWKRSSWLSHVIEKEFMSKIFLGIIISLLLSLVLRKYKPKEPMPTVQE, from the coding sequence ATGAAGCAGTTACTGAAAGTTGGAGCGATCACCGGATTGATTGGGGGAGGTCTTTTCATGCTATTTTTTCTGATTCTTTTTTGGGCAGTAGATAACCCTATGGAAGCCGGCTATAAATCAACCGATTTCTTTGTATATCTTGCGGTGTTTGTGGTGTTGTATTTTTTGTACCGTTATCAATTAAGCTTCCGTCAAGGGTTCTTAATGGGTAACGTCACTACACTAGTAATGGTGGTAGTGTCAGTATTGTTTATGTATTTGTTTTTAGGCAGTAAAAGTAATAGTGTGTTAGATACTCACATTAAAACCGAAATAGCCTTACAGGAAAACTCGCCAAGTAAAGCAAAACGCATTGAGAAGTTAAACAAGCAAGGCAAAAATGGGCAAAAAATATTTGATGATTATATACAATCGTTAAAAGACTGGAAGAGAAGTAGTTGGTTATCTCACGTGATAGAAAAAGAATTTATGTCTAAAATATTTTTAGGCATTATTATCTCTTTGTTGTTGTCTCTAGTACTTAGAAAATACAAACCTAAAGAACCTATGCCTACAGTACAGGAATAG
- a CDS encoding AAA family ATPase, producing the protein MKNYVFQNDSSPVSFNYDYANIIDYQCQIEASKYFVAVNSLIPNVIAFYESVDIEKFLAKIQSSFDIDADKMWKYESYSRKKDKITISNFIIHIEQDLLVCFDEDDSYIKILYSDNIPQQTIDTIVNHIRESFGETKAEGKIFLLYENNNYLYLKDFEVKKSVLDIGSNYNDNFADIHQLIVERLNTPDDKGLVLLHGIPGTGKTSYIRYLTSLIDKKMIYIPPEYAHKIASPDFLTLLIANPNSILIIEDAENIVEERDGYRNASVANLLNVADGLLSDCLNIQILCTFNAHISKIDKALLRKGRLIAMYEFGKLAQRKAQQLSDKLGYKNEVKEAMTLANIYNQDELKFSENSIKIGF; encoded by the coding sequence ATGAAAAATTATGTTTTTCAAAATGATTCTTCACCCGTTTCTTTCAATTATGATTATGCCAATATTATAGACTATCAGTGTCAGATTGAAGCCTCTAAATACTTTGTAGCTGTTAATAGCCTTATTCCCAATGTCATTGCTTTTTACGAGAGTGTAGACATTGAGAAATTTCTCGCCAAAATACAATCAAGCTTTGATATAGACGCAGATAAAATGTGGAAATATGAAAGCTACTCCCGTAAAAAAGACAAAATAACCATTTCTAACTTTATCATTCACATTGAGCAAGACCTGTTGGTGTGCTTCGATGAGGATGATAGTTACATCAAAATTCTATACAGCGATAATATACCCCAACAAACTATTGATACAATTGTCAATCATATCAGAGAAAGCTTTGGCGAAACCAAGGCTGAGGGTAAGATTTTTTTGTTGTATGAGAATAATAATTACTTGTATCTCAAAGATTTTGAAGTAAAGAAAAGTGTGCTGGATATTGGCAGCAATTACAATGACAACTTTGCCGACATTCATCAGCTTATTGTAGAAAGGCTCAATACTCCTGACGATAAAGGGCTGGTACTGTTGCATGGCATACCGGGTACGGGCAAAACAAGCTATATTCGTTATTTGACTTCTTTGATAGATAAAAAAATGATTTATATTCCGCCGGAGTATGCCCACAAGATTGCTTCGCCGGACTTCTTGACATTGTTGATTGCCAACCCAAATTCTATACTGATCATTGAAGATGCTGAAAACATAGTAGAAGAAAGGGATGGTTATCGAAACGCTTCGGTAGCAAACCTGCTGAATGTAGCAGATGGCTTGCTGTCTGACTGCCTTAATATTCAAATACTGTGTACATTTAATGCGCACATTAGCAAAATAGATAAGGCGCTGCTACGTAAGGGGCGTTTGATTGCCATGTATGAGTTTGGAAAATTGGCTCAGAGAAAAGCACAGCAATTGTCGGACAAACTGGGCTATAAAAATGAAGTAAAAGAAGCCATGACGCTGGCTAACATATATAATCAGGATGAACTTAAGTTTTCTGAGAATAGTATTAAAATTGGGTTTTAA
- a CDS encoding GNAT family N-acetyltransferase translates to MHYTIKKLTRTDVALAKQLIEAWHTDDGATQVIYPREKYLNKLLTKKSFHAYVAIMGDQVVGGLTAYEMEMFDTEETEMFLFEIGVNKEARQQGIATALIEALKQTCYQQHIAIIFVGTSMDNEAAKKLYAKTGGSLEITPFYTYELK, encoded by the coding sequence ATGCATTACACCATCAAAAAGCTTACTCGGACAGATGTAGCACTGGCCAAGCAACTCATTGAGGCTTGGCATACAGACGATGGAGCCACCCAAGTGATTTATCCCAGGGAAAAGTATTTGAACAAGCTACTCACCAAAAAGAGCTTTCACGCCTATGTAGCAATCATGGGCGATCAAGTAGTAGGAGGGTTAACTGCCTATGAAATGGAAATGTTTGATACTGAAGAAACAGAGATGTTTTTGTTTGAAATAGGAGTAAACAAAGAGGCAAGACAACAGGGGATTGCTACTGCACTCATTGAAGCCTTGAAGCAAACTTGTTATCAGCAACACATTGCCATTATTTTTGTTGGTACCTCTATGGACAATGAAGCAGCTAAAAAACTGTACGCCAAAACAGGAGGTTCGCTGGAGATCACTCCATTTTATACCTACGAACTAAAGTAA
- a CDS encoding dihydroorotase — MNYLIHNVEIIDKHSEFNRQRKSILIENGVITQISDISPTQSTDHLTVISGQNLQLSAGWFDMRASFCDPGFEYKETLSTGCNAAQAGGFTEVAVLPNTQPVIQTKNELAYLKSHNLRHLVQIYPIAAVSVNAEGKELTEMLDLHTHGAIAFSDGIQPVWHSDILVKTLQYLQKFDGLLINRPEDLMLTRFGTMNEGVSSTMLGLKGMPALAEEMMIRRDLDFLAYAGGKIHFSAISSARSVQLIREAKAQGLQVSCDVAAHQIAIDDAALMSFDSFLKVNPPFRGKTDIEALLEGLQDGTIDVVVSDHRPQDEESKNLEFDLAEFGALGLETAFGVLNTFGKKHLSLEDKIDKLTFRPRQILKLPQAHIKVGEEANLTLFDAQQEWTVEPKHIQSKSKNSPFLGTTLTGKPVAVFSGAQTNWQEKN; from the coding sequence ATGAACTACTTAATTCACAACGTAGAAATAATAGACAAGCATTCCGAATTTAATCGCCAACGCAAAAGTATTCTCATCGAAAACGGCGTAATTACTCAGATTTCTGATATTTCACCTACACAATCTACTGACCACTTAACGGTCATTAGTGGGCAAAATCTTCAGTTATCGGCTGGTTGGTTCGACATGCGCGCATCGTTTTGCGACCCCGGATTTGAGTACAAAGAAACACTCTCTACCGGATGTAATGCTGCTCAGGCAGGAGGTTTTACTGAGGTAGCCGTATTGCCCAACACTCAGCCAGTAATACAAACCAAAAACGAGCTGGCTTATCTAAAAAGCCATAATTTAAGACATTTGGTTCAAATTTACCCAATAGCTGCGGTATCTGTCAATGCAGAAGGCAAAGAGCTTACCGAAATGTTGGATTTGCACACCCATGGGGCGATCGCCTTTTCTGATGGAATACAACCTGTGTGGCACTCCGACATATTGGTAAAAACTCTGCAGTACCTTCAGAAATTTGACGGGTTGCTTATTAATCGCCCAGAAGATTTGATGCTTACCCGCTTTGGAACAATGAATGAGGGCGTGAGCAGTACTATGCTGGGGCTTAAAGGCATGCCTGCTCTTGCCGAAGAAATGATGATTAGGAGAGATTTAGACTTCTTGGCTTATGCTGGAGGTAAAATTCACTTTTCTGCTATTTCCAGTGCTCGTTCGGTGCAATTAATTCGTGAAGCTAAAGCCCAAGGCTTGCAGGTGAGTTGTGATGTGGCAGCACACCAAATTGCTATAGATGATGCTGCTTTGATGAGTTTCGATTCGTTTTTAAAAGTAAATCCTCCCTTCAGAGGAAAGACAGACATAGAAGCGTTGCTGGAAGGGTTACAAGATGGCACAATAGACGTAGTAGTGTCTGATCATCGTCCACAAGATGAAGAAAGTAAAAACCTAGAGTTTGACCTTGCCGAGTTTGGTGCACTAGGGCTGGAAACAGCTTTTGGAGTATTGAATACTTTTGGTAAAAAACACCTAAGCCTGGAGGATAAAATAGATAAGCTCACATTTAGACCAAGGCAAATCTTGAAACTGCCACAAGCACATATAAAAGTAGGGGAGGAGGCCAATCTTACCCTGTTTGATGCACAACAAGAGTGGACAGTAGAACCAAAGCATATTCAGTCAAAATCTAAGAACTCTCCATTTTTGGGGACTACACTTACCGGGAAACCTGTCGCAGTGTTTAGTGGGGCTCAAACCAATTGGCAAGAGAAAAATTAA
- a CDS encoding IS110 family transposase, with translation MKRLTTIYGIGILTVAVVVAETNGFELFSSQKQLTSYAGYDIVEHQSGKYVGQTRISKKGNTHIRRALHFPALKTVKQENIFQELYSRVFERTKKKMKAYTAVQRKLLVVMYTLWKKEENFDLNYAKQKVVEEQECPPTLGSY, from the coding sequence ATGAAGCGTTTAACTACTATTTATGGAATAGGTATTTTAACTGTTGCGGTGGTTGTCGCTGAAACTAATGGCTTTGAGCTATTTAGCAGCCAGAAACAACTTACTAGCTATGCAGGGTATGATATTGTTGAACATCAATCAGGAAAATATGTTGGGCAAACACGTATATCTAAAAAAGGAAATACACATATTAGAAGAGCTTTACACTTTCCTGCCCTCAAGACAGTCAAGCAAGAAAATATTTTTCAGGAATTATATTCAAGAGTATTTGAACGAACCAAGAAAAAGATGAAAGCCTATACAGCAGTACAAAGGAAACTTCTGGTAGTGATGTATACTTTATGGAAAAAAGAAGAAAACTTTGATCTCAACTATGCAAAACAAAAAGTTGTAGAAGAGCAAGAATGCCCTCCTACACTAGGTAGTTATTAA